One genomic window of Halovivax cerinus includes the following:
- a CDS encoding Fic family protein: protein MDPADFAEGPGQIDDYDGLPCHRPASLPPDLEVTEDVLAVYGDAQYALGRLATLERHLENPTLLIAPFVHREAAMSSQVEGTNVTISDIYAHEVGASPKRAAAELADVREAYNYVDAVTHGFARLNAGESIDVDLIRTLHEKLLGGVRGEEDRPGELRDVPVYIGARGDGPDGASFVPASPDYVPLLLEQCLSYLRRGEFPPLVDTALVHYQFEAIHPFRDGNGRLGRLLIMLQLYDAGLLPGPYLYLSAYFKRHGVAYREKLLEVSTDSAYEEWVVFVLDAIAEQAIDAYDCGVALTDLRETYRATFPSFPTARELVDYVFEQPYLTGPRAVEATGRSKPSVYDAIEALEAEGIVVETTGQERNKVYEAPEVLAVLDSG from the coding sequence ATGGATCCAGCGGACTTCGCCGAGGGGCCCGGTCAGATCGACGACTACGACGGGCTGCCGTGTCACCGGCCGGCGAGCCTCCCGCCGGATCTCGAGGTGACCGAAGACGTACTCGCGGTCTACGGCGATGCCCAGTACGCGCTGGGTCGGCTGGCGACGCTAGAGCGCCACCTCGAGAACCCCACCCTCCTCATCGCCCCGTTCGTCCACCGCGAGGCCGCGATGAGTTCTCAGGTCGAGGGGACGAACGTGACGATCTCGGACATCTACGCTCACGAGGTCGGTGCCTCGCCGAAGCGCGCCGCGGCGGAACTGGCCGACGTCCGCGAGGCGTACAACTACGTCGACGCCGTCACCCACGGCTTCGCGCGCCTGAACGCGGGCGAATCGATCGACGTCGACCTGATTCGGACGCTCCACGAGAAACTCCTGGGCGGTGTCCGCGGCGAGGAGGACCGACCCGGCGAGTTACGCGACGTCCCGGTCTACATCGGTGCGCGGGGTGACGGCCCCGACGGCGCCTCGTTCGTCCCCGCCAGTCCCGACTACGTGCCGCTCCTGCTCGAACAGTGTCTCTCCTACCTACGCCGCGGGGAGTTCCCGCCGCTGGTCGACACCGCGCTCGTCCACTACCAGTTCGAGGCGATCCACCCCTTCCGCGACGGCAACGGCCGCCTCGGTCGCCTGCTCATCATGCTCCAGCTCTACGACGCCGGCCTGCTGCCCGGCCCGTACCTCTACCTCAGCGCGTACTTCAAGCGCCACGGGGTCGCCTATCGCGAGAAACTCCTCGAAGTCAGCACCGATAGCGCCTACGAAGAGTGGGTCGTGTTCGTCCTCGACGCCATCGCCGAGCAAGCTATCGACGCCTACGACTGCGGCGTCGCGCTGACGGACCTCCGCGAGACCTATCGCGCGACGTTTCCCAGCTTCCCGACCGCCCGCGAACTCGTCGACTACGTCTTCGAACAGCCCTACCTCACCGGCCCGCGCGCCGTCGAGGCGACCGGCCGCTCGAAACCGTCGGTCTACGACGCCATCGAAGCGCTGGAGGCAGAAGGAATCGTCGTCGAGACGACCGGACAGGAGCGAAACAAGGTGTACGAGGCGCCCGAGGTGCTGGCGGTGCTGGATTCGGGGTGA
- a CDS encoding type II toxin-antitoxin system PemK/MazF family toxin — MAPYERGDVVKGPDLFADHSYRPFVCVSDTTHPFATEEALYAALTSTPRPEAIALEAADFESGGLPRESYVNPWTIASIRHADIDGREGRLTESTIDEIARQCGRHLGLDV, encoded by the coding sequence ATGGCGCCCTACGAGCGTGGTGATGTGGTCAAGGGACCGGATCTGTTCGCCGATCACTCGTACCGACCGTTCGTCTGCGTGAGCGATACGACCCATCCGTTTGCAACCGAGGAGGCACTCTACGCGGCGTTGACGTCGACGCCCCGGCCCGAGGCGATTGCCCTCGAAGCGGCGGACTTCGAGAGTGGTGGACTCCCACGCGAAAGTTACGTCAACCCGTGGACGATCGCGTCGATCCGACACGCCGATATCGACGGCCGAGAGGGCCGACTGACCGAATCCACAATTGACGAAATTGCGCGTCAGTGTGGCCGGCATCTCGGCCTCGACGTATAA